The DNA region tttttttttgctgaTATAGGTTGAGAAATACAAGGCTGCAAATCAAAGAGCAATACAAGCACTGGAGAAGGTATGACAGAGTCCTTTCTTTTCAGTTTTGTATGTATGTCTATATGCGCGAGCTTGAGTGTGTGTTTGCATAGTGTACCTTCGGATTATCGTTTTAGTAGATTAGATGAAATTGGTGTTGAACTCCCTTCTTTACTTCCCATTAGAAGCATTTAAATGTTGTCAGTTGCAAACCACCATTATTGAAACCATTCCTAGTGGAAATTTTCTTTCTGGTGTTCATTTTATTGAAGCTGACTTGCTGATTTATTCTGAAGTATGGGACAACACAAATGGAAGTAGACGCTGATGGTTCACTATCATACCCTGAACCTATTGCAAGAGATAATGGtaaatgaaattttcttttactttttagttCTATTGTGAGGTGCTAGGTCATCGAGCGTaccatgtaatattttgattgtTCATGTCAGCTGACAAGCATTCTCGTCCAAAACCTCTTAACATTGAAGAAGAACAGTTCATGCGAGTGTTTTATGAGAACAAACTTCGAGAAGTTTGTAGTGCATTCTACTTTCCTAATAAAATTCAGGTACTtactacctttttttttttttggataatggTCATACTATAAATAAATATGAGGCCATGATCAATGTGATTCTGTTTGTGGTTCATGTTTTGCAGGCAACTGCTCTAATTTATTTCAAAAGGTTTTACCTGCAATGGTCGGTCATGGAACATCATCCAAAACATATAATGTACGAGTCTTCTACATCTCTTTCAGATACAAGCTCCAATGCCCTTTATCTCTGCATGTAATATGCTGGATGAGTCATTCTGATTTGCGCTTAAGAGTATGTTAGAAAAATGCATCATGTgctattttaaaaatgtatgaaaatatcAGGTAAGCAACATACTGTTTGGAATTTGTATATTGTCCCTGACTTTGTCATTTCGTATGTGGTGGTGGAAGAAATGTTACTTTGACTGATAATCACCATTGAATACTAAACTTTCTTTAGAGAATAATGTAATTGTTAAATTGGAAAAGTTTCTTTATAACTCTAGGTTAACCTGTGTGTATGCGGCGTGTAAGATAGAAGAAAATCATGTGTCAGCAGAGGAGCTTGGTAAGGGGATTTCACAGGATCATCAAATGATTCTCAATTACGAGATGATAGTGTCTCAGGTATGGCTACTGTtctccttcctttttcttttagtcTTGCTTTTTTCTTTTGCTTGTGCTTCTCAAAAGTACATAACTGGATTTGCAGAGTCTGGAATTTGATCTCATTGTTTATGCACCCTATCGTTCAGTTGAAGGTTTTGTCAATGACATGGAGGTGGGTTTGGTTACTGATTATCCTTTTGTTCTTCCTTCTATagttgtaaaatatatttacaagtAAATCTTAAGTTGTTATTTGGGGTAATCATTTGTTTTCCCTTGtcgtgttattattatttttctatgtcGTATTGCATTTAAGGTGTTATATAGTTTGTAACACGATAAATCCATGATAGATTTTGGCATGTTCGTGCATACATGTTGTGTTCCAGTAGTTGAACTTCAGTCCGTAACATAGGCTGCCTCTTGGTTTATTCTGTTTCTCAAACATAGGCTGCCTCTAGTTCTGCAATTTTTTTTGAACCATATTAAATGTTTTGTGATTACAATTCTTGTTATATCGATAGATCCGGACATGCTTGAGATCGGGAATGGAGGGATGACGAAAGATGAATATATAGTACATTTCAGCTTATGGGCTATTTCCAAGGTATTACAATTGATATTCACCTTTTTTATGCTTGTTGATATGCATGATGTTGCATATCTGGTCTGAAAAACATGAATGCTATTGCAGGCTCCTCTTCTTCTCGGCTGCGACATAAGGAATATGACACAAGAGACTATAGAGATCATTTCAAACAAAGAGGTCATTGCTGTTAACCAAGGTACATAATTAGAAGTACAGTTCTTCAAAAACGCTTTAATGCATCAATAGTTATCGAACTTTTTTAACTTAATGCGATCTTCTGCATTAGATTCTTATGGTATTCAAGCTAGGAAGGCTAGGATGCACGGTGATGATGAGGTGAAACCTATGCAACAACCCCTTTTGCTTAACCATATGATCATATAACATGCTCGGATTGggtcactttcttttctttttttcttttggattagCATTTTGGAATTAGGAATTAGTTCTTTAATAATATTTGATGAAGAAAGCTTTCCTCTTTAATGTAGTTGGATTAGCACTTGTAATTAGTTTCTTAATAATATGAATGAAGTAAGCTTTTTTACTCCAATGTCAGATGTGGTTGCTGTACTCTTGcagatttttttcatatttattcattagATTCAAGTCATTGAAGATGATAAAAACAGAAATGAATTGGACTTAATTACTACAAATCCAGGTCTCCAAATTGTATTATATATTGTTAAAAGATTTGTTACTCTGCTATTTTAAAGCTTATCCACAATTATGAACCTCCACATTTATAGAAAGGGattttttggtcaaattttgcATAAAACAACTGCAGAGTGCAGGAATTTTGgaccatctcatatattttatttgcttgaatagtaaaaatataataattttttgccTGCAGTCCTTTGGTGGCTCAAACCATTGCTCAAAAGTCATTTTTCTTTGATAGTCCATGAAGACCTTGTCCAGATTGAAATTCCGAGAGTACTTGAATTACCTTATTGAATCAGGAACTTAATTCAATTGATTCATGAACCAAGATCACCCCGTAATTAAGTGTCCACTAAAGGGAGCTTTCATTTATGGGGACTAATCTTTGAATAGGACAAAAAGTTGAAAACCCaagttattattactattatgatCATGAACCCTAATTTCAAGATTGAAAACCGatgatcagcggtatgatgcattgagtaaaattcccgaccatccaacttaaatgatcgttttctttagtttaccttcaattgcccgattggaatgggttaggagatttctttcttaccattaaatatcaatgttcaaactttttgatgttgtaaaactatataacatatggattttaatgtacaatttcattttcatctaaccttttcttaatataagttaattatgtttatgcataatataattctcaagttatatgattaaatttagtaaattcatataagaacattttattattaagaattttatgaaattatatatcactatataattatatttaatattaattattttaaattgtataaattcatataagaaaatttttactatcaagaattttatgaaattatatattattattaaattatatgtaataattattattttaaattatacaaattcataaactataatcatattagttataataattttaaattttattaaatcatatatttaattaaatcatattagttataatcatatattatgatttgagtaaattcatataagaatattaattattaagaattttattaaattatatattttaattatattatatttaataataattatgttattttatattttacagtatcatatattatggtttgagtaaattcatataagaatattaattattaagaattttattaaattatatattttaattaaaatatatttaataataattatgtttaaatatgattaaattatttattattgatattaatcttattaaaatttaaataaaataatttaccaaaacaaatttctgctaattattaagaattttattaaattatatattttaattaaaatatattaaataataattatgtttaaatatgattaaattatttatttttgataataaataatcttattaaaatttaaataacaataacaataatcatttaccaaaacaaatttatgctaagggtattctggtcattttagttttctccattatgctattacacctctattacattcaaccaaacacagttttactattacgcctctattccattacattcaaccaaacagttgatttgctattacacctctattccattacacctctaatccaatccaatacacctctaatccaatacagcgaaccaaacgtgctctaaGAGAGcgtttggttcagtgtattacCCAATCCATTACACCCCGATTACGCTTGTAATACATTACgcccctattccggcgtttggttcgctgtaataggtattacgcgcgtattacattacgcccctaatccccaaattGCCGTGTTTTCTAATCCCTTCCCAATTCGCTGTAATAGCTATTGCGTCCGGCTTCCCTCCCcatctctctgttttaccctccctctctacccgaccctctcctctgctgtcctcgaaatttctcctcccatttcccactGCTTCCGTTGATTATCTGTCCTCATCATTTCTTCTCGTCTCGGTGACTAATTTCTCTTCCCCATTTCCTCCCAACCCTATCTGCGCCGCACACCAAAACTCCCATTTAGTTCTTGAATTCATTGAATCGACTAGAAATGGAGATTTCTATGTGAAAGGAGCTTTGAGTGGGTGATATTAGATGGAAAATTTAGATATGTTTGGTGGTATGCAAACTTTATTGGCTATTTGGTTCCTTTAACAGTGTGATTTAATTTGGAAAGGAGCTGAACGATCTTCTTCTGGGAGATGATGTTGCTAGATATTAAACATGGGAATCAGTTTATGGGTTTGCATTGCTTTTATGTTAGCTTAGATGAAATCAGACGGATTAGATCTTGCTGTTAGTCTTGTTCATCTTGATACTTTATAGTTAATTACCATTACATTGCCACTATGTTACAACGATTATGcttaaatttttctatgttttttcaAGGACTGTATGCCAATACCATATCTGAATATGTGTTGAGTACATTTACTTTTGTAAAAAAGTAAAGAATCTGGATAACCAAGAATTGCTAGTTTAACCTGGTAAATTGGTCTTCATTGGCTAGCAATTAAggtttcatcattttcatttagcCTTAAGTGAATATTTTACCGTCTGGTGCAAGAAGCTATCACCATGCCAAAGGGAAAAATGATGGATTTGTTTGTTCATACCTCTAGGAATTATGATTGATGTCTTGGAATGACCTTTTTGTGCATGTTTCTTATCCGTTGAAGAAACTTCAGTTTAGCTACTCCTTAAATAAACTAATGGTGTATAGGTTTCTAATAGATTTTCTGTGATATTCTGCAGCTATGACTATTCTGGATACGGACAATCTTCTGGAAAGgtatataaaataaacatattgttttgaaaggaaaggaaaattaAAGTTATCTCTCTGTAAAAGATATGGTTATTATCTCTAAGGTGATAGGATTATATAAAGCTCTTTCTTACTTTTATCTTTTTACAGCCAAGTGAGCAGAGCACATATGCAGATATTGAAGCTGCATATAAATGTCTTGAAGAGAGCTATGGTACAAAACAGGAAGATATCATCCTCTATGGTTAATCTGTTGGTAGTGGCCCCACTTTGGATCTAGCAGCTCGACTGCCTCGGTTAAGAGCTGTTGTTTTGCACAGTCCCATACTTTCTGGTTTAAGAGTAATGTATCCTGTAAAGCGTACATATTGGTTTGACATTTATAAGGTAACAGAAAGCTGTATAAGTTTGCTTCTCCAGATTATTCTGCTAATAAGgatttatttatgtgaatattgcAAAAATAATGTGTTCTTTTTTGGGCTGTTTGTTTGCAGAATATTGATAAAATTCCACTTGTCAATTGTCCGGTTCTTATCATTCATGTAAGTATCTGTAATCCTGACAGTCTATAAGActtcatatattataaatttcataAGCCTACCACATGCAAACATATCTCTTTATGTTTGAGCCATTATGTTACTTATATTGTTCTTATCTTTTTTACATTGAATTCTTCATAATTATAATGGAacttaaagaattctcatttttcttttatttcttcaaagTCCAAAATTACTTTTGAACTTTTTTAGGTTGAAACTTGAAAGGATACCCCCATTATTGAAAGATGACATACTAAAGCAACACTCAACATTTTCTTCATATGAtatcttgaattttaattttttcccctACATTTTCCTTTGATATGTTTGTTGTAATAACTTATCTGTTCTTACCCAAAGTTCCCTGGATCCACTTTCATTGGATGATGAATTGATGATTAGAGCTTTTGGCCTGCAGTCTGAATGAAAATATTGGCGCGGGGGGGGGGGAGTGCGGGGGCTATCAATGAATTTTGTAGACCTTTCTACAGTTTTGATTCACATAAAGTCATATCTGATCATTGATTTTGTCATGTTTAGTGCTACGGTGTTTCTCTTGAaggtccaattctttcagtcAAGTCTGACAAAATATAGATCTGCATTGAACTTTGGCCCATGCAGTGTCTCAAGTACAAACAAAAAGATAGCTGTCTTGGCAATGGGTAAATAATTGCAAGTTTTGGAGGATTGGCATTCCGGACAAAGTAAATTAATTGGAGTCCATAGAATTAAGAGTTCTTGCAACTTAAACACCCTTTCATCTTCTCTACTGAGGTGTAAATTAAGAAGTAAGAGGATC from Gossypium hirsutum isolate 1008001.06 chromosome A04, Gossypium_hirsutum_v2.1, whole genome shotgun sequence includes:
- the LOC107891095 gene encoding cyclin-H1-1; this encodes MADFHTSTHRANWIFSPQELVEKYKAANQRAIQALEKYGTTQMEVDADGSLSYPEPIARDNADKHSRPKPLNIEEEQFMRVFYENKLREVCSAFYFPNKIQATALIYFKRFYLQWSVMEHHPKHIMLTCVYAACKIEENHVSAEELGKGISQDHQMILNYEMIVSQSLEFDLIVYAPYRSVEGFVNDMEIRTCLRSGMEG